From Sceloporus undulatus isolate JIND9_A2432 ecotype Alabama chromosome 6, SceUnd_v1.1, whole genome shotgun sequence, one genomic window encodes:
- the LOC121935725 gene encoding zinc finger protein 345-like: MNRCRQSFRASPSKQSFRASSSKQVREMRTKSASPQWLKGCLQPGPGDLEWEEASDSSSVVFIEEQGDVGCVSDLVVDGEISAQMQATIEKRSLMEETEVFLYPESPQPKIELPAEESEEVAYQRQGCEEAEVVLCPEAAWINQDSEEEEIGDFSYDAGSPLGVESEMIFDPEGSSEKEPEEVSYWGQPAMEEAHIGGDSESVVDQNGSPLRAGSSGEECAEIHSHQRVFPRNGPEKEAIDAWAMPVQELVVEQRPPKPRHICSECGRSLASHSALVRHCLIHTGELPYECPECGRRFRQSSALVRHIRAHRGERPYVCGECGKAFGVRSALVRHQRALHTSERPYVCAECGKAYADLSILTKHQLIHINGRPFSCPDCGQSFGHRTTLTQHRRIHTEERPYRCTECGQTFRQNSALANHRQVHSGRRPFSCQYCGKTFAGRPTLVQHLRTHTGEKPYSCPECGRQFSTSSNLLQHRRNHLGERPFTCSLCGRCFARRPDLARHYVTHAEGSVRPHRCGECGRRFVELADLEQHQATHRGERPYVCSYCGKSFMEAATLARHRRSHLPTTEQGYKCEECGQTFGQSSDLLAHGRVHSGERPYACVDCGKAFGRSSNLSRHRRVHTHERPYVCGDCGKSYTQSTHLMEHQRQHTGERPYECADCGRSFGKKGHLDSHRRVHQLLPGSPEKDDESLVECADSGSPQNI; the protein is encoded by the coding sequence ATGAATCGCTGCCGGCAGAGTTTTCGAGCATCCCCTTCCAAGCAGAGTTTTAGAGCATCCTCATCCAAGCAAGTGAGAGAGATGAGGACAAAGTCAGCGAGTCCACAGTGGTTGAAAGGATGCCTACAACCAGGGCCAGGAGACTTGGAATGGGAGGAGGCTTCTGACAGTAGCTCAGTAGTCTTTATTGAGGAGCAGGGAGATGTTGGATGTGTGTCCGATTTAGTGGTTGATGGAGAGATCTCTGCCCAGATGCAGGCCACCATAGAGAAACGATCCTTGATGGAAGAAACAGAGGTTTTTCTTTATCCAGAGAGTCCTCAACCAAAGATTGAGCTCCCAGCAGAAGAATCCGAGGAGGTTGCTTACCAAAGACAAGGTTGCGAAGAAGCTGAAGTGGTCCTCTGTCCAGAGGCAGCTTGGATAAATCAGGATTCTGAGGAGGAGGAAATTGGAGACTTTAGCTATGATGCTGGATCTCCACTTGGGGTTGAATCTGAGATGATTTTTGACCCAGAGGGATCCAGTGAAAAGGAACCAGAAGAGGTCTCTTACTGGGGGCAACCTGCTATGGAGGAAGCACACATTGGGGGAGATTCTGAGTCAGTTGTTGATCAGAATGGTTCTCCTTTAAGGGCAGGATCTAGTGGGGAAGAATGTGCAGAAATCCACTCTCATCAGAGAGTTTTTCCTAGGAATGGACCTGAAAAGGAGGCAATTGACGCATGGGCCATGCCTGTACAGGAGCTAGTTGTTGAACAACGGCCACCCAAGCCACGCCATATCTGTAGCGAGTGTGGACGTAGCTTGGCCAGCCACTCGGCCCTCGTCCGCCATTGCCTCATCCACACAGGAGAACTGCCTTATGAATGCCCAGAGTGTGGGCGTCGCTTCCGACAGTCCTCTGCCCTTGTCCGCCACATTCGGGCCCATCGAGGTGAGCGCCCATATGTTTGTGGTGAGTGTGGTAAAGCATTTGGTGTCAGGTCAGCATTGGTTCGCCATCAGCGGGCACTGCACACAAGCGAGAGGCCTTATGTATGCGCTGAGTGTGGGAAGGCCTATGCAGACCTTTCCATCTTGACGAAACACCAGTTGATTCACATCAATGGTCGGCCATTTTCTTGTCCTGATTGTGGCCAGTCTTTTGGGCATCGCACCACCTTGACGCAACACCGACGCATCCATACAGAGGAGCGGCCATACCGTTGCACAGAATGTGGGCAGACTTTCCGGCAGAACTCGGCCCTGGCCAACCACCGCCAAGTCCATTCGGGCAGACGTCCCTTTTCTTGTCAGTACTGTGGCAAAACTTTTGCGGGCAGACCTACTCTAGTCCAACATCTCCGGACCCACACGGGGGAAAAGCCGTACAGTTGCCCGGAGTGTGGTCGCCAGTTCAGCACCAGTTCCAACCTCCTGCAGCACCGGAGAAACCACCTTGGCGAACGGCCCTTCACCTGCTCCTTGTGCGGCCGGTGTTTTGCCCGGCGGCCTGACTTGGCTCGGCACTATGTCACGCATGCTGAAGGCAGTGTCAGGCCTCATCGCTGTGGGGAATGTGGGAGGCGCTTTGTGGAGCTGGCAGACTTGGAGCAACACCAAGCCACCCACCGTGGAGAGCGGCCCTACGTCTGCAGCTACTGTGGCAAATCTTTCATGGAGGCTGCCACCCTGGCTCGCCACCGGCGGTCACATCTTCCCACAACCGAGCAGGGCTACAAGTGTGAGGAATGCGGGCAGACCTTTGGGCAGAGCTCTGACCTCTTGGCCCATGGACGAGTCCATAGCGGGGAGCGGCCATATGCTTGTGTGGACTGTGGCAAAGCCTTTGGCCGCAGCTCCAACCTTTCTCGCCACCGACGGGTGCACACCCATGAGCGCCCCTATGTCTGTGGGGACTGTGGGAAGAGCTACACCCAAAGCACCCACCTCATGGAGCACCAGAGGCAGCACACAGGCGAACGGCCCTATGAATGTGCAGACTGTGGACGGTCCTTTGGCAAGAAGGGGCACCTGGACTCTCACCGGCGTGTCCATCAGCTCTTGCCAGGATCCCCTGAGAAGGATGATGAATCCCTTGTGGAATGTGCTGATTCTGGCAGTCCACAGAATATATGA